The Armatimonadota bacterium genome includes a window with the following:
- the hslU gene encoding ATP-dependent protease ATPase subunit HslU produces the protein MDKVFQVGPEGEVVPKEVAEASALPEDLTPRQIVEELDKYIVGQDRAKRAVAIALRNRRRRQLVPEDMRDEVMPKNILMIGPTGVGKTEIARRLAHLVRAPFVKVEATKFTEVGYVGRDVDSMVRDLAQESYRLVEAEEIEKVREKAREAAVDRLLDLLQPPARSSGGSMERLAAAMGEWLARQTQSRPAPEPEARDEQAGEEEDARELSEYEQRKAEQVERLRARLRARLIAGELDDRMVEIEVEDTTSPFLQVFSPQGLEEMGMDISGMLGGMLPKRRRKRTVTVAEAREILVEQVAREMVDQDKITREAVQRAEQAGIIFVDELDKIAGRESGQSGPAVSREGVQRDILPIIEGSTVITKLGPVRTDHILFIAAGAFHMAKPSDLIPELQGRLPIRVELESLTIEDFKRILTEPRNALLKQYAALLATEGLTVEFTEDAVQAIAEIAWDVNSRTENIGARRLHTVMERLMEDLSFNAPDLKERHVVIDGNYVRERLTDLARDEDLSRYIL, from the coding sequence ATGGATAAAGTGTTTCAGGTGGGTCCCGAAGGCGAGGTCGTTCCCAAGGAGGTGGCGGAGGCTTCTGCATTGCCGGAGGACCTCACCCCGAGGCAGATCGTCGAGGAGCTGGATAAGTACATCGTGGGCCAGGATCGCGCCAAGCGGGCTGTGGCCATTGCGCTGCGCAACCGGCGGCGCAGGCAGCTCGTGCCGGAGGACATGCGCGACGAAGTCATGCCCAAGAACATCCTGATGATCGGCCCGACGGGTGTGGGCAAGACCGAAATCGCCCGGCGTCTGGCACACCTGGTCCGAGCGCCGTTCGTGAAGGTGGAGGCCACGAAGTTCACCGAGGTGGGCTACGTGGGCCGCGATGTGGACAGCATGGTGCGCGATCTGGCGCAGGAGTCCTACCGTCTGGTGGAGGCGGAAGAGATCGAGAAAGTCCGTGAGAAAGCGCGCGAGGCCGCTGTAGACCGTCTCCTGGACCTGCTCCAACCGCCGGCGCGTTCGTCGGGCGGCTCCATGGAGCGTCTGGCGGCGGCGATGGGTGAATGGCTGGCGCGTCAGACCCAGTCCCGTCCCGCTCCGGAGCCGGAAGCCCGGGATGAGCAGGCCGGAGAAGAGGAAGATGCGCGAGAGCTTTCCGAATACGAACAGCGCAAGGCGGAGCAGGTGGAGCGCCTGCGCGCGCGGTTGCGCGCGCGGCTGATCGCCGGAGAACTGGACGACCGGATGGTGGAGATAGAAGTGGAGGATACCACCAGCCCCTTCCTGCAGGTCTTCTCCCCCCAGGGACTGGAGGAGATGGGAATGGACATCTCCGGCATGCTGGGTGGGATGCTGCCCAAACGCCGGCGCAAGCGGACGGTGACGGTGGCCGAGGCCCGGGAGATCCTAGTGGAGCAGGTGGCCCGGGAAATGGTGGACCAGGACAAGATCACCCGCGAGGCTGTCCAGCGCGCTGAGCAGGCTGGCATCATCTTCGTGGACGAGCTGGACAAGATCGCGGGGCGTGAGTCCGGACAGTCCGGCCCTGCGGTCAGCAGGGAAGGAGTGCAGCGGGACATCCTGCCCATCATCGAGGGTTCGACGGTCATCACCAAACTGGGACCGGTGCGCACGGATCACATACTGTTCATCGCGGCCGGGGCGTTCCATATGGCGAAGCCGAGCGACCTGATCCCGGAGCTCCAGGGGCGCCTGCCCATCCGCGTGGAGCTGGAAAGCCTGACCATCGAGGATTTCAAGCGCATCCTGACGGAGCCGCGCAACGCCCTGCTGAAGCAGTACGCTGCCCTGCTGGCCACCGAAGGATTGACGGTGGAGTTTACCGAAGACGCCGTGCAAGCCATCGCGGAGATCGCCTGGGATGTAAACTCGCGGACGGAGAACATCGGGGCGCGGCGGCTGCACACCGTGATGGAGCGTCTCATGGAGGATCTCAGCTTCAACGCTCCCGACCTCAAGGAGCGCCATGTGGTCATCGATGGAAACTATGTCCGCGAGCGCCTCACGGATTTGGCTCGCGACGAAGACCTGAGCCGCTACATCCTGTGA
- the hslV gene encoding ATP-dependent protease subunit HslV, which translates to MKIRSTTVLAVRRDGKVAMAGDGQVTLDASIIKSGARKVRRIYHEKVLAGFAGSASDAQTLTDRFEAKLDESAGNIRRAVVEFAKDWRTDRILRRLEALMIVADREWLLVISGNGDIVEPDDQVAAIGSGAGYARAAARALLENTDLSAREIVEKAMNIAADLCIYTNHNIIIEEI; encoded by the coding sequence TTGAAGATCCGTTCTACGACAGTTCTGGCCGTCCGCAGAGACGGCAAGGTGGCGATGGCTGGCGACGGACAGGTGACGCTGGATGCGTCCATCATCAAGTCCGGGGCGCGCAAGGTCCGCCGCATCTATCACGAAAAAGTGCTGGCGGGATTTGCGGGGTCGGCCTCCGATGCGCAGACCCTGACCGACCGGTTCGAAGCCAAGCTGGATGAGTCGGCAGGCAACATTCGGCGCGCGGTGGTGGAGTTCGCCAAGGACTGGCGCACCGACCGCATCCTGAGGCGGCTTGAAGCACTCATGATTGTGGCCGACCGGGAATGGCTTCTGGTAATCAGCGGGAACGGCGACATCGTGGAACCGGATGATCAGGTTGCGGCCATCGGGTCCGGCGCCGGGTATGCGCGCGCCGCGGCCCGCGCCCTGCTGGAGAACACGGACCTCAGCGCGCGAGAGATTGTGGAGAAGGCGATGAACATCGCCGCCGACCTGTGCATCTATACAAACCACAACATCATCATCGAGGAGATCTGA
- the xerC gene encoding tyrosine recombinase XerC, protein MAGRAADSRTLGGCSLLEEFAGHLVRTGASQHTVRAYMRDVAQAACDLEIDLNDASTLQRAGRSGVRRWLARMRSAGLAPSTVGRRLASLRSFLKWALSRGYLQEMPSLDGLSPGRYRRLPKFLTQTETVRMLDDRIIEKPSDLRDLAILEMLYATGLRVSELVALDVDDVRGRNAIRVIGKGDKERLVLTTRAAQDAVERYLAEGRPHLARKAGEEALFLNRRGGRLTERSVRRIVDRATRGYCSLPHAGPHTLRHTFATHLLENGADLRTVQELLGHADLSTTQIYTHVTRDHLREVYRRAHPRAKLKTRKDEEI, encoded by the coding sequence ATGGCGGGACGGGCTGCGGACAGCAGGACACTGGGCGGATGCAGTCTGCTGGAGGAGTTCGCCGGACATCTGGTCCGGACGGGAGCCTCCCAGCACACCGTGCGCGCCTATATGCGGGATGTGGCGCAGGCCGCCTGCGACCTGGAAATAGATCTGAATGACGCTTCCACCCTGCAGCGCGCCGGACGCTCCGGCGTCCGGCGGTGGCTGGCGCGGATGCGCTCGGCCGGGCTTGCACCATCCACCGTGGGCCGGCGTCTGGCATCCCTACGCTCGTTTCTGAAGTGGGCCCTGAGCAGGGGATACCTTCAGGAGATGCCCTCTCTCGACGGCCTGAGTCCGGGCCGCTACAGGCGTCTTCCCAAATTCCTGACGCAGACTGAAACAGTCCGGATGCTGGACGACCGGATCATTGAGAAGCCCTCAGACCTCCGCGACCTGGCGATCCTGGAGATGCTGTATGCCACCGGGTTGCGGGTGTCGGAGCTGGTGGCGCTGGATGTGGATGATGTTCGCGGCCGCAACGCCATCCGGGTCATCGGTAAAGGTGATAAGGAGCGCCTTGTGCTGACCACGCGGGCCGCGCAGGACGCCGTGGAGCGCTATCTTGCAGAGGGGCGGCCCCATCTGGCGCGGAAGGCCGGTGAGGAGGCGCTTTTTCTCAACCGCCGTGGCGGGCGGCTGACGGAGCGGTCGGTCCGCAGGATCGTGGACCGGGCCACGCGGGGCTACTGCAGCCTGCCCCACGCCGGGCCGCATACGCTGCGCCACACGTTCGCCACACATCTGCTGGAGAACGGGGCCGACCTTCGGACAGTGCAGGAGCTGCTGGGGCATGCGGACCTCTCCACCACGCAGATCTATACGCACGTTACGCGGGATCACCTGCGGGAGGTCTACCGCCGGGCGCATCCGCGGGCAAAGCTGAAAACCCGGAAGGACGAGGAGATTTGA
- a CDS encoding acyl-CoA thioesterase, which translates to MSSRQGNAIIPPVSAIQLRDNRRCFACGPDNPIGLHLEFEWKGDRLRCQWIPLPDHQGYAGITHGGLIATVMDEAMARVLWDRGVPVVTGSFEMRLRAQAPSGSPVLVEAWLEGGRGRVSHCRSIVTNADGATVAEASGSYVHIPAG; encoded by the coding sequence TTGAGCAGCCGGCAGGGTAACGCTATAATCCCTCCCGTGAGCGCCATCCAGCTTCGTGACAACCGCCGCTGCTTCGCCTGCGGACCGGACAACCCCATCGGCCTTCATCTGGAGTTCGAATGGAAGGGCGACCGGCTCCGCTGCCAGTGGATTCCTCTGCCGGATCATCAGGGATACGCCGGGATCACCCACGGAGGACTCATCGCCACTGTGATGGATGAGGCCATGGCACGCGTGCTCTGGGACAGGGGAGTCCCCGTGGTCACGGGTTCCTTCGAGATGCGCCTGCGTGCTCAGGCTCCTTCCGGTTCGCCGGTTCTCGTGGAAGCGTGGCTGGAAGGCGGGCGGGGGCGGGTATCACACTGCCGCAGCATTGTGACGAATGCAGATGGAGCCACCGTTGCCGAGGCGTCAGGCTCCTACGTGCACATCCCCGCAGGCTGA
- a CDS encoding tryptophan--tRNA ligase translates to MAKRLLSGMQPTGMLHLGNLEGALRNWVRLQDSYDSYFCIVDWHALTTVAEDPSNLKSLVREVAVDFLAAGLDPAKCAIFVQSHVKQHAELHLLLSMITPLPWLERVPTYKEKRENLNIESASYGLLGYPVLQAADIMVYKAEAVPVGRDQLPHLELTREITRRFNFLFGQVFPECEALLTEAAVMPGTDGRKMSKSYGNAIYISDSADETAKKLKTMFTDPAKLRRGDPGHPEICPVFALQQLYNKGETPWIEENCRSGALGCVDCKKKLTEALNENLAPIRERRQVFASDPALVEKALEEGAAKARETAEETMKEVRAAMKLG, encoded by the coding sequence GTGGCCAAGAGACTTCTTTCCGGGATGCAGCCCACAGGGATGCTGCATCTGGGCAATCTGGAAGGCGCGCTGCGCAACTGGGTGCGGCTGCAGGACAGTTACGATTCGTATTTCTGCATCGTGGACTGGCACGCGCTCACCACTGTGGCCGAGGATCCGAGCAACCTGAAGTCGCTGGTGCGGGAGGTCGCGGTGGACTTCCTGGCGGCCGGGCTGGATCCCGCCAAGTGCGCCATCTTCGTCCAGTCGCACGTGAAGCAGCATGCGGAGCTGCATCTGCTGCTGTCCATGATCACCCCTCTGCCGTGGCTGGAGCGGGTTCCAACCTACAAGGAGAAGCGGGAGAACCTGAACATCGAGTCTGCCTCTTACGGACTCCTGGGCTACCCGGTGCTTCAGGCGGCGGACATCATGGTCTACAAGGCCGAGGCCGTGCCGGTGGGGCGGGACCAGTTGCCTCACCTGGAGCTGACGCGCGAGATCACGCGGCGGTTCAACTTCCTGTTCGGACAGGTCTTCCCCGAGTGTGAGGCTCTTCTGACCGAGGCTGCCGTCATGCCTGGGACGGACGGCCGGAAGATGAGCAAATCCTACGGGAATGCCATCTACATCAGCGACTCCGCCGACGAGACGGCGAAGAAGTTGAAGACCATGTTCACGGATCCCGCCAAGCTGCGCCGCGGGGATCCGGGTCATCCGGAGATCTGCCCCGTGTTCGCGCTGCAGCAGCTTTACAACAAAGGCGAGACTCCGTGGATCGAGGAGAACTGCCGCTCCGGAGCGCTGGGCTGCGTGGACTGCAAGAAGAAGCTGACGGAGGCGCTGAACGAGAACCTGGCCCCCATCCGCGAGCGGCGGCAGGTGTTCGCGTCGGACCCGGCGCTGGTGGAGAAGGCCCTGGAGGAGGGCGCCGCAAAGGCGAGGGAGACCGCCGAGGAGACCATGAAAGAGGTCCGCGCGGCCATGAAACTGGGCTGA
- a CDS encoding peptidase M50 — protein sequence MDFDFYRIFVTLFAVVVSITVHEFAHAASAVLAGDDTPRRQGRISLNPVDHFDPVGFIMIVFMTVTGFGIGWGKPVMVNPANFRNPRRDDVLVSLWGPVSNIIMATVCAILLRTGVLAFTPGLRYFLIIMVIVNIGLALFNLIPLPPLDGSHILQGILPPESARSYAQFASQYGMAILLLLLVTGGVRLIIGPPRDLLMTLLLGR from the coding sequence GTGGACTTTGACTTCTACCGCATCTTCGTGACACTCTTCGCGGTGGTGGTGTCCATCACCGTGCATGAGTTCGCGCATGCCGCCTCCGCCGTGCTGGCCGGAGACGATACTCCCAGACGCCAGGGACGCATCTCTCTGAATCCCGTGGATCATTTCGATCCGGTGGGGTTTATCATGATCGTCTTCATGACGGTCACAGGATTCGGCATCGGCTGGGGGAAGCCGGTGATGGTGAACCCTGCCAACTTCCGCAACCCGCGGCGGGACGATGTGCTGGTGTCGCTGTGGGGGCCGGTCTCCAACATCATCATGGCCACGGTGTGCGCCATTTTGTTGCGGACGGGCGTGCTGGCGTTCACGCCCGGGCTCCGCTATTTTCTGATAATCATGGTGATTGTGAACATCGGGCTGGCCCTGTTCAACCTCATTCCGCTGCCGCCACTGGATGGGTCGCACATTCTGCAAGGCATCCTGCCGCCGGAGAGCGCGCGAAGCTATGCGCAGTTTGCTTCTCAGTATGGAATGGCAATTCTGCTGCTGCTTCTGGTGACTGGCGGGGTCCGGCTTATCATCGGGCCTCCCCGAGATCTGCTTATGACGCTCCTGCTGGGGCGCTGA
- the lysA gene encoding diaminopimelate decarboxylase encodes MPDNSTTRKHTTLRLFGTQKINADGHLEIGGCDTVELAHRFGTPLYVLDEAFIRERMRAYLRAFGARYPQVAIAYAGKAFLTLAMARIVDQEGLYLDVASAGELYTALKAEFPPERIVMHGNNKSRAELEMALDHRVGRIVLDNLHELEMLESLARERGVCPDVMVRSNPGVDPHTHRLIRTGQEDSKFGLNIRDGSAMEAVRRCVESGSLRLAGVHCHVGSQLMDAEAHREAVDVMCAFLRDIRDATGAEVEELNMGGGLGISYLESQKPVSIHDYAETIVSALKEGIERYGIRPPVLGQEPGRSIVGQAGVTLYEIGAIKRVSIAEEPGYRDYVTIDGGMSDNPRPQLYDAVYEALVANRAGEPRDWRVRVAGKHCETDILIQDTRIQKASSGDILAVQATGAYNYAMASNYNRLPRPAVVLVSDGRADIIVRRETLDDLVRNDVIPARFWEVRKVGAESGGL; translated from the coding sequence ATGCCTGACAACTCGACCACCAGAAAGCACACAACGTTGAGGCTCTTTGGCACCCAGAAAATCAACGCCGACGGCCATCTGGAGATCGGCGGATGTGACACCGTAGAGCTGGCGCACCGCTTCGGAACGCCGCTCTATGTGCTGGATGAGGCGTTCATCCGGGAGCGGATGCGCGCCTACCTCAGGGCGTTCGGCGCGCGGTATCCGCAGGTAGCCATCGCTTACGCCGGAAAGGCTTTCCTGACCCTGGCCATGGCGCGCATCGTTGATCAGGAGGGATTGTATCTGGACGTTGCGTCTGCGGGCGAGCTCTACACTGCTCTCAAGGCCGAGTTTCCTCCGGAGCGCATCGTGATGCACGGCAACAACAAAAGCCGCGCCGAGCTGGAGATGGCCCTGGATCATCGGGTGGGTCGCATCGTGCTGGACAATCTGCACGAGCTGGAGATGCTGGAGTCCTTGGCTCGCGAGCGCGGCGTCTGCCCGGATGTGATGGTGCGGTCCAACCCGGGGGTGGACCCGCACACGCACAGGCTGATCCGCACAGGACAGGAAGACTCCAAGTTCGGCCTGAACATCCGGGACGGCTCGGCCATGGAGGCCGTGCGGCGCTGTGTGGAGAGCGGTTCCCTGCGGTTGGCGGGAGTGCACTGCCACGTGGGGTCGCAGCTGATGGACGCGGAGGCGCACCGGGAGGCCGTGGACGTGATGTGCGCCTTCCTGCGCGATATCCGCGACGCGACCGGAGCCGAGGTGGAGGAGCTGAATATGGGCGGGGGCCTCGGAATCAGCTATCTGGAGAGTCAGAAACCGGTCAGCATCCATGATTATGCGGAAACCATCGTCTCGGCCCTGAAGGAGGGCATCGAGCGCTATGGCATCCGGCCGCCGGTCCTCGGACAGGAACCGGGCCGCTCCATTGTGGGGCAGGCAGGCGTCACGCTCTATGAGATCGGGGCGATCAAGAGGGTGAGCATCGCGGAGGAGCCGGGCTACCGGGATTATGTGACCATTGACGGAGGGATGTCCGACAACCCTCGGCCGCAGCTATATGACGCCGTGTATGAAGCGCTGGTGGCCAACCGGGCGGGTGAGCCCCGGGACTGGCGCGTGCGGGTGGCGGGCAAGCACTGCGAGACGGACATCTTGATCCAGGACACCAGGATCCAGAAGGCCTCTTCCGGCGATATCCTTGCCGTCCAGGCCACCGGAGCTTACAACTACGCTATGGCCAGCAACTACAACCGCCTGCCGCGCCCGGCGGTCGTTCTGGTGAGCGACGGGCGGGCCGATATCATCGTGCGCAGGGAGACGCTGGACGATCTGGTCCGCAACGACGTCATCCCGGCCCGGTTCTGGGAGGTCAGAAAGGTGGGAGCAGAGTCCGGTGGACTTTGA
- a CDS encoding oxidoreductase: MADSVTTIGFVGCGGIGMHHLKIWQQIEQARVVAVCDIIPERAQKAAEMMGARPYTDMAEMLRSEQFDAVDICTPSGLHAQQGIMAMEAGRHVLVEKPIDIDLVKIDRLIELADKTGLKLACIFQYRFSPQIQKANQLIREGKLGRIISCSTYVKWWRAQEYYSADAWRGTYALDGGVLGNQGIHSLDQLTWMAGPVAEVEYAHLDTIDRQIEAETFAIAVVRFESGARGVIEATTNCYPGMPTRTQIFGTQGSAEFDGHTVVKFSVLGEEIDLQTQEEGQETDGRSDPMAIGLAGHHAQMLDFVLAIQEDRPVLCDGRSARVPVDCLNKIYRKAGVKQKIGT, translated from the coding sequence GTGGCAGATAGCGTGACGACTATTGGATTTGTGGGTTGCGGCGGCATCGGGATGCACCACCTGAAGATCTGGCAGCAGATCGAACAGGCCAGGGTGGTGGCGGTATGCGACATCATCCCGGAGCGTGCGCAGAAGGCCGCCGAGATGATGGGCGCCAGACCCTACACCGATATGGCCGAGATGCTCCGCAGCGAACAGTTCGACGCGGTGGACATCTGCACTCCCTCCGGCCTGCACGCCCAGCAGGGCATCATGGCGATGGAGGCCGGGCGGCACGTGCTGGTCGAGAAGCCCATCGATATTGACCTGGTCAAGATAGACCGGCTGATCGAGCTGGCCGACAAGACGGGCCTGAAGCTGGCCTGCATTTTTCAGTACCGGTTCAGCCCGCAGATCCAGAAGGCCAATCAGCTCATTCGCGAGGGGAAGCTGGGGCGCATAATCTCCTGCAGCACGTACGTGAAATGGTGGCGTGCGCAGGAATACTACAGCGCGGACGCTTGGCGAGGCACCTATGCGCTGGACGGCGGCGTCTTGGGCAATCAGGGCATTCACAGTCTGGATCAGCTCACGTGGATGGCCGGGCCGGTTGCAGAGGTGGAATATGCGCACCTGGATACCATCGATCGCCAGATCGAGGCCGAGACTTTCGCAATTGCCGTGGTGCGCTTCGAAAGTGGAGCCCGCGGAGTCATCGAGGCCACCACAAACTGCTATCCGGGCATGCCCACCCGCACGCAGATCTTCGGCACGCAAGGAAGCGCGGAGTTCGACGGCCACACCGTGGTGAAGTTCTCCGTGCTGGGCGAAGAGATAGACTTGCAGACTCAGGAGGAAGGTCAGGAGACAGACGGCCGCAGCGACCCGATGGCCATTGGTCTGGCCGGGCACCATGCCCAGATGCTGGATTTCGTGCTGGCCATCCAGGAGGATCGCCCGGTCCTCTGCGACGGGCGCTCGGCGCGGGTTCCTGTGGACTGCCTGAACAAGATCTATCGCAAGGCCGGCGTGAAGCAGAAGATCGGCACGTAA
- the pfp gene encoding pyrophosphate--fructose 6-phosphate 1-phosphotransferase, whose protein sequence is MSISELDRARAAYQPKLPRVLTEGAFHLEEDPTDAPHTFADEIRKEFPNTIGKPLLRLVPGAGELSDEPLTVGVVLSGGPAPGGHNVVAGLLDALKKANPASRLIGFLDGPIGVIKNRYIELTPEAVEPYRNTGGFDLLGSGRDKIEKPEEMEACRRNLSELGAHGLVIIGGDDSNTNAAVLAEYFKANAVPVSVIGVPKTIDGDMRNDYIEASFGFDTASKVFAEIVGSICRDSMSSRKYWHFVRLMGRAASHITLEVALQTRPNLAIISEEAEAKGWTLKDVVDQIVAVVKRRAEAGKSYGVVVIPEGLLEFLVDVKAMIAELGIILGEHEGYLKSLTSHEDRRQFLTEKLSAESAQVYNSLPDGIQEVLLLRDKHGNIPLSQVETEKLLIDLVSDRIREMKAEGQFQGSFSPLSHFFGYEGRCVQPSNFDADYCYTLGYTAAQLIRGGVTGYTVSARNLTVPASEWVMGGVPVTSMLTVEMRKGKPKPVIRKTLVSVDGKPFQAFAAERDSWVEEDRFAYPGPIQYFGPSEVCDRLTKTLILEHS, encoded by the coding sequence TTGAGCATTTCAGAGCTTGACAGAGCAAGGGCCGCCTATCAGCCCAAACTTCCACGCGTGCTGACGGAGGGGGCATTCCATCTGGAAGAGGATCCCACAGATGCGCCCCACACCTTCGCCGACGAGATCCGGAAAGAATTTCCTAACACCATTGGGAAACCGCTGCTCCGGCTCGTGCCAGGGGCTGGCGAGCTCTCGGACGAGCCCCTCACGGTGGGAGTGGTACTGTCCGGCGGGCCTGCGCCTGGAGGGCACAATGTGGTGGCAGGATTGCTGGACGCCCTGAAGAAGGCCAATCCCGCGAGCCGCCTGATCGGATTCCTGGATGGCCCCATCGGTGTCATCAAGAACCGGTATATTGAGCTGACCCCCGAGGCCGTGGAACCGTACCGCAACACCGGAGGCTTCGACCTGCTGGGCAGCGGGCGCGACAAGATCGAGAAGCCCGAGGAGATGGAAGCCTGCCGCCGGAACCTGAGCGAACTGGGGGCGCACGGTCTGGTGATCATCGGGGGCGATGACTCCAACACCAACGCGGCGGTGCTTGCGGAGTATTTCAAGGCGAACGCGGTGCCGGTATCTGTCATCGGTGTCCCGAAGACCATTGACGGCGATATGAGGAACGACTACATCGAGGCGTCGTTCGGCTTCGACACAGCCTCCAAGGTATTTGCGGAGATCGTCGGCAGCATCTGCCGTGACAGCATGTCATCCCGGAAATACTGGCACTTCGTCCGGCTGATGGGGCGCGCGGCCAGCCACATCACGCTGGAGGTGGCGCTTCAGACCCGCCCGAACCTCGCCATCATCTCCGAGGAAGCCGAGGCGAAGGGCTGGACCCTGAAGGACGTCGTGGATCAGATCGTGGCTGTGGTGAAGCGCCGGGCTGAGGCCGGGAAGAGCTACGGCGTGGTGGTCATCCCGGAGGGTCTGCTGGAGTTTCTGGTGGACGTGAAGGCGATGATCGCGGAGCTTGGGATCATTCTGGGCGAGCATGAGGGTTACCTGAAATCCCTGACCTCCCACGAGGACCGGCGGCAGTTCCTGACGGAGAAGCTCTCCGCGGAGTCCGCTCAGGTCTACAACTCGCTTCCGGACGGCATCCAGGAGGTTCTGCTGCTGCGCGACAAGCACGGCAACATCCCGCTTTCGCAGGTGGAGACTGAGAAGCTGCTGATTGACCTGGTCAGCGACCGCATCCGCGAGATGAAGGCTGAGGGGCAGTTCCAGGGATCGTTCAGCCCGCTGTCGCACTTCTTCGGCTATGAAGGGCGTTGCGTGCAACCCTCCAACTTTGATGCGGACTACTGCTATACGCTGGGATACACCGCAGCGCAGCTGATCCGGGGCGGTGTGACGGGCTACACGGTGTCGGCGCGCAACCTCACGGTGCCCGCCTCGGAATGGGTGATGGGCGGCGTGCCCGTGACCTCGATGCTGACGGTGGAGATGCGAAAGGGCAAGCCGAAACCGGTCATCCGCAAGACGCTGGTCTCCGTGGACGGCAAGCCGTTCCAGGCGTTCGCCGCGGAGCGGGATTCCTGGGTGGAGGAGGACCGCTTCGCATACCCGGGTCCCATTCAGTACTTCGGTCCCTCCGAAGTCTGCGACCGCCTGACCAAGACCCTGATTCTGGAGCACTCCTGA
- a CDS encoding ribosome-associated protein, with amino-acid sequence MQVSVKGKNIEITPAIREYAEKKLQRLSKYFSEIKEARVVLTAQRNLYTIEVLLEGDGVLLRGEERADGVNACIDLVVEKLEQRVKRFKGKLYGRSQQKGPKEKAALREQVVAEATTPEGPVFDEDYEPEIARVKRFPVKPMSPEEACAQMELLHHDFFVFVNSESSQVSVVYRRKEGGYGLLEPDF; translated from the coding sequence ATGCAAGTTTCTGTCAAAGGCAAGAATATCGAGATCACTCCCGCCATCCGGGAGTACGCTGAGAAAAAGCTCCAGCGTCTGAGCAAGTATTTCTCGGAGATAAAAGAGGCGCGGGTGGTGCTGACCGCGCAGCGGAATCTGTATACCATCGAGGTGCTCCTGGAAGGAGACGGCGTGCTGCTGCGCGGCGAGGAGAGAGCGGACGGCGTGAACGCCTGCATTGACCTGGTGGTAGAGAAGCTGGAGCAGCGTGTCAAGCGCTTCAAAGGTAAGCTGTACGGCCGGTCCCAGCAGAAAGGCCCAAAGGAGAAGGCCGCTCTCCGGGAGCAGGTGGTGGCCGAGGCCACGACGCCGGAAGGCCCTGTGTTCGACGAGGACTACGAGCCGGAGATTGCGCGTGTGAAACGCTTCCCTGTGAAACCCATGTCCCCGGAGGAGGCCTGCGCGCAGATGGAACTGCTGCATCACGATTTCTTTGTGTTCGTGAACTCCGAGTCTTCGCAGGTCAGCGTGGTCTACCGCCGTAAGGAGGGCGGATACGGCCTGTTGGAGCCCGATTTCTAG